CCTGCAGGGTCGGGTTCTGCGGAGCCACGAGCAGCGGCCACAGGTAGTCGGTCCACGCCGTCATGAAGGTGAACAGGCCGAGGATCGCCATCGCCGGGCGGGCGGCGGGGACGCCGACGTGCCAGAAGGTGCGGATCATGTTGGCGCCGTCGACGCGCGCGGCCTCGATCAGCTCCTCGGGGATGACGTCGACCAGGTACTGCCGCATGAAGAACACGCCGAAGGCGGTCACCAGGGTCGGCACGATGACCGCGCCGAGCGTGCCCGTCCAGCCGAACTGCTTCATCACCATGAACAACGGGATGATGCCCAGCTGCGTCGGCACCGCGAGCGTCGCGATGACGAAGACCATCAGGCCCTCGCGGCCGCGGAAGCGCAGCTTGGCGAACGCGTACCCGGCGAGGGTCGAGAACGCGACGACCGAGAGGGTGATCACGCTGGCGACGATGATCGAGTTGCCCAGCGCGAGCCAGAACGGGACGGTGCCGAGCACTTCGCCGACATTCGTCCAGAACTGTCCGCCCGGCAGCAGCGGCGGCCAGGTGGAGGTCAGCACGGTGCTGTTGCTCGAGCCGGCGACGAACGACCACCACAGCGGGTAGGCGCCGCCGATGAAGACCGCGAGCAGGAGGCCGTAGGTCAGGAAGCCGGGACGGCGGTCGATCCCGAGCGCCTTGCGCTTGGGGGCGCGGGTCGCCGCGGCGCGGGTGGAGGTGGTGGCGGTCATCGGATCTGCTCCTCGCTGGAGGCGGCCAGGATGCGGGCGCCCTCGGCGGTCTGCGCTTCGGGCTGGGCCTCGGGCTGCGGTTCGGATGCGGAGGCGGCGCGGCTGCGGGCGAGCCGCTTGGCGGTGCGCCGGCGGTGGACGCGCGCCTCGGTGGAGGCGATGCGCCGCGAGATCAGGAAGTTGAGGACGCCGAAGAGCACGATCAGCAGGAACAGCATCCACGCGATCGCCGACGCCTTGCCGAAGTTCTGCCGGTTGAACGCCATGTCCCACAGGTAGAGCACCGTGGTCTGGTACTGCCGCTGCGGGCCTCCCGGCACCGCGCTCGACGGGTTGAACAGCTTCGGCTCCGTGAAGATCTGGAGGCCGCCGATGGTCGCCGTGATGATCACGAAGATCATGGTCGGGCGGATGCTCGGCAGCGTGATCGAGAAGAACCGGCGGAACGAGCCGGCGCCGTCGAGCGCGGCGGACTCGTGGATGTCGCGCGGGACCGCCTGCATGGCGGCCAGCAGGATCAGGGCGTTGTAACCGGTCCAGCGCCAGTTGACCATGGTCGCGATGGCGACGTGCGACGGGAAGGTCTGCGTCTTCCACATCACGGGGTCGAGCCCGATCGCCTGCAGCAGGTTGTTGATCAGGCCGTACTTCTCGTCGAAGGCGCTGGAGAAGATGAGCGTCACGGCGACCGGGGTGACGACGTAGGGGAGCAGCACGCTCATGCGCCAGAAGGTCTTTGCCCGCAGGTTCTGGTCGAGGATCGCCGCGATGAACACGGCAGCGATCAGCTGCGGGATGGCCGACAGCAGGAAGATGCTGACGGTGTTGAACAGCGAGTTCCAGAAGAAGGGGTCCTGCAGCTCGGCGACGTAGTTGCCGAGGCCGACCCACTCGCCGGGGCCGGTCAGGAGGTTCCACTTGTTGAGCGACACGACGAACGTGTAGATCAGCGGGAAGAGCCCGACCAGTCCGAACAGGATGAAGAACGGGGCGACGTAGAAGTACGGGGACGCCTTCACGTCCAAGCGGCTGAGGCGCTGCTTGAAGGTGAGCGCCCGGCTGGCCTGCCGGTCGTTCCGGGCGGCATCGGGAGCGGCGGCGGCGGCGTCCCTGGTGGCGGTGGTGGTCATGGCGGTTCTCCCGTGGTGCGGGCCCCCGCCGCGTGTCGGCAGCGGGGGCCCGGGTATGGATGCGGGTTACTTGTTGACGACCAGCTGGTCGAGCAGCTTCATGGCGTTGTTCCACGCCTGGTCGCCGTCCGCCTTGCCGGAGTCGAGCTCCTGGACCGACGGGCCGAACACCTGGGACTGGATGACGGAGTCGTCCGGGCCCTTGTACTGGGCGACGACGCCCTTCGCGCGGAGCCCAAGGATCTGGCCGATGGGCGCGTTGTTGAAGAACTTCGTCAGATCGCTCTCACCGGTGACGCCGGCGTCGGTCTGGGCCTCGGTGACCGACGGGAAGGTGCCGGCGGCCTGGAAGGTCTCGACCTGCGACTTCGCGGTGGTCAGCCACGCGGCGAGCTCGGCCGCCTCCTTCGGGTGCTTCGACTGCTTCGGCACGGTCAGGAACGAGCCGCCCCAGTTGGCGGCGCCGCCCGGGAACACGTTGGCGAAGTCCCAGCCGGTGGCCGCGTCTCCGCCGCCCGCCTCGACCTGGCCCTTCACCACGCCGAGCATCCAGCCCGGGCAGACGAAGGTCGCGAACGAGCCGTCGGTGAACGCCTTGCCCTTGCCCCAGTCCCACTGGGTCTGGTTGGAGGTCAGGCCCGCCTTGGCGCCGGCGGCCAGCTTGCTCCACAGCGCCTTGAGGTCGGCGTTGTCCTCGATGTTGAGCTTGCCGTCCTTGGTGTAGTAGCCCTCCTCCTGCTGGTTCACCATGGCGTTCCAGATGAAGCCGGACTGGTCGTACCAGGGCTTGCCGGTGGCGGCGTGGTACTGCTCGCCGACCTTGAAGAAGTCGTCCCAGGTGGCGTTCTCGCCGCCGAACAGCTTGGCGACCTCTTCGCGGTCGCTCGGCAGGCCGGCCGCGGCGAAGAGCTTGCCGTTGTAGCAGAGGCCCTCGGGTCCGATGTCGGTGCCGTAGCCGATGATCCGGCCGTCCTTGTCGGTGGCCTGCTTCAGCTTCCAGTCGACCCAGCGGTCCTTGATCTTGTCGGCGCCGTAGTCCTTCAGGTCGTTGAACTGGTCGCTGACCTGCATGACCTTGCTGAGCCAGCCCTCCTCGACCGCCTGGACGTCGGGGAGGCCGCTGCCGGCGGCCTGCTTCGTCTGCCAGTCGGTGAGCGCGTTGTCGCCCGTGTCGATGTTGGTGGCCTTGATCTTGACGTTGGGGTGCTCCTTCTCGTACTGCGAGTAGAGCTTGTCGAAGCCCATCGTGCCGAACGTCGTGACGGTCAGCGTGATCGGGTCCGAGCTGCTTCCGCCGCCGTTGCCGTTCGAGGAACAGCCGGAGGCGAGAAGGGCGATGGCGGCCGCGCCGGCGATGGCTGCGGCAGCCGTGGTGCGTCGTGAAAGCTTCACGGGTCACTCCCTTGTGCGTGTGTCGTGCTTGGGTCCGGTGAGTGCGTGGGAGCGCTCTCATACGGCAAGCTGTGAGAGCGCTCTCACGCGTCGAGCACGACTGTAAAACGGTCAGGGCGTCCGTGT
The sequence above is a segment of the Leifsonia williamsii genome. Coding sequences within it:
- a CDS encoding carbohydrate ABC transporter permease, which gives rise to MTTTATRDAAAAAPDAARNDRQASRALTFKQRLSRLDVKASPYFYVAPFFILFGLVGLFPLIYTFVVSLNKWNLLTGPGEWVGLGNYVAELQDPFFWNSLFNTVSIFLLSAIPQLIAAVFIAAILDQNLRAKTFWRMSVLLPYVVTPVAVTLIFSSAFDEKYGLINNLLQAIGLDPVMWKTQTFPSHVAIATMVNWRWTGYNALILLAAMQAVPRDIHESAALDGAGSFRRFFSITLPSIRPTMIFVIITATIGGLQIFTEPKLFNPSSAVPGGPQRQYQTTVLYLWDMAFNRQNFGKASAIAWMLFLLIVLFGVLNFLISRRIASTEARVHRRRTAKRLARSRAASASEPQPEAQPEAQTAEGARILAASSEEQIR
- a CDS encoding carbohydrate ABC transporter permease; the protein is MTATTSTRAAATRAPKRKALGIDRRPGFLTYGLLLAVFIGGAYPLWWSFVAGSSNSTVLTSTWPPLLPGGQFWTNVGEVLGTVPFWLALGNSIIVASVITLSVVAFSTLAGYAFAKLRFRGREGLMVFVIATLAVPTQLGIIPLFMVMKQFGWTGTLGAVIVPTLVTAFGVFFMRQYLVDVIPEELIEAARVDGANMIRTFWHVGVPAARPAMAILGLFTFMTAWTDYLWPLLVAPQNPTLQVALSQLQSAKYVDYSIVLAGAVLATIPLLILFVLAGRQLVSGIMAGAVKG
- a CDS encoding ABC transporter substrate-binding protein; translated protein: MKLSRRTTAAAAIAGAAAIALLASGCSSNGNGGGSSSDPITLTVTTFGTMGFDKLYSQYEKEHPNVKIKATNIDTGDNALTDWQTKQAAGSGLPDVQAVEEGWLSKVMQVSDQFNDLKDYGADKIKDRWVDWKLKQATDKDGRIIGYGTDIGPEGLCYNGKLFAAAGLPSDREEVAKLFGGENATWDDFFKVGEQYHAATGKPWYDQSGFIWNAMVNQQEEGYYTKDGKLNIEDNADLKALWSKLAAGAKAGLTSNQTQWDWGKGKAFTDGSFATFVCPGWMLGVVKGQVEAGGGDAATGWDFANVFPGGAANWGGSFLTVPKQSKHPKEAAELAAWLTTAKSQVETFQAAGTFPSVTEAQTDAGVTGESDLTKFFNNAPIGQILGLRAKGVVAQYKGPDDSVIQSQVFGPSVQELDSGKADGDQAWNNAMKLLDQLVVNK